The Argopecten irradians isolate NY chromosome 16, Ai_NY, whole genome shotgun sequence genome window below encodes:
- the LOC138311095 gene encoding dual specificity protein kinase shkD-like, protein MWYLSVYNNASTDNNNHTYNDNNTNNNDNHTDYNDNNHTDNNDNHTDNNDNHTDNNDNNTPTTTTTTTPTTTTTTTPTTTTTTTPTTTTTTTPTTTTTTPTTTTTTPTTTTTPTTTTSTPTTTTTPTTTTTTTPTTTTTPTTTTTTPTTTTTPTTTPSVGIASAEGLAGTFSGTSAGVFSNSVTIGMYSMIAGAGLVGLGLCTIAAIYYAKRPKRTESREDTRLRNNWME, encoded by the exons ATGTGGTACCTCTCCGTGTACAACAACGCCAGCACCGACAACAACAACCATACCTACAAcgacaacaacacaaacaacaacgACAACCACACCGACTACAACGACAACAACCACACCGACAACAACGACAACCACACCGACAACAACGACAACCACACCGACAACAACGACAACAACACACCGACAACAACGACAACAACCACACCGACAACAACGACAACAACCACACCGACAACAACGACAACAACCACACCGACAACAACGACAACAACCACACCGACAACAACGACAACCACACCGACAACAACGACAACCACACCGACAACAACGACAACACCAACAACTACCACTtccacaccaacaactactacaacaccaacaactacaacaacaaccacACCGACAAcgacaacaacaccaacaactaccactaccactccaacaactactacaACACCAACGACGACACCATCTGTTGGGATTGCATCAGCCGAAGGTCTTGCCGGCACATTTTCTGGAACATCAGCAGGAGTATTTTCAAATTCAG TTACCATAGGGATGTACTCGATGATAGCTGGAGCCGGACTTGTTGGATTAGGCTTGTGCACTATAGCAGCAATCTACTACGCCAAACGACCTAAACGGACA GAAAGTCGAGAAGATACCAGATTGAGGAATAATTGGATGGAATAA